The Piliocolobus tephrosceles isolate RC106 chromosome 12, ASM277652v3, whole genome shotgun sequence genome includes the window tgcttgaggccacagtttcgaggctgcagtgtgctatgattgcactactgcactctagcctaggtgacagaatgagactcagactaaaagagagagagagagacaagccAAGAGAAGGAAGGCTgggtgggtgtgtgcatgtggagAGGGGGGCGGGTTGGGGAGGCTCGGAATGCCGCAGAGACAGTTGGGCTCATCAGAACAGACGCCTATGGTAGAAAAACGTGCAGGATCCAGGTACGAGCTCTACTGTGGccagtccctgccctcagcctTGACACGATATGGAAGAGCAGAACACCCAGAATCTGCCTTGTGATTTTTCCCTGCACAAAAGGAAATCGTGGGGTACTTTCTGCAGTCTAAGAAGTAGCCAAAGCAGGAAAAGGGATGCTCATGTGTCCCCAGACTTGTCTGTACCTAGAACTTTCTGTTACCTAGTTTAGTCATGGCCTCATACTTTCTCTTCATATACACATAGATGATTTTCTCTGAGGCTTTCACCTTTTCCCACTCTTTATTAGAGAAGTATTTGGCAATATCATCAAAGtcctaggaaaaaagaaagaaagaaattctggcaGTGACTCAGCTAGGCATGTCTGCCATTCAGCTGGAGCTGCTTCCTGTGTGCTGGATCTGGGAAGTGGGGATGATAATCCGCCCTCCAACCTATGACAGAACACGGGGGACCTACCCTAGCTTCTCCCCTGCCACACAGTAGGGCTTTAATGCTGCTGGCTGGCTCTCTTCCCATCTTCCAGAATGGACTGAGAGTCACCAAATGTAGTGCATGGTCACTGACTTGTCTCCGGGGATGCTAGGTGATGACAGAGCAAGGGTGGG containing:
- the LOC111532314 gene encoding putative protein SSX10, translating into MNGDEAFAKRPRHDAKNIREEKQGEHPRRQVSDHALHLVTLSPFWKMGREPASSIKALLCGRGEARDFDDIAKYFSNKEWEKVKASEKIIYVYMKRKYEAMTKLGFKVTFPTFMHHKGAVDFQRNDFDNDCNHRNQGE